One window of the Fusobacterium animalis 7_1 genome contains the following:
- a CDS encoding PBECR4 domain-containing protein → MDGGKIFKKLKLAQKGYDENFLNKEFLYIYENKNEIKKFSITFKKQNFLHLTGIKYDSKDNMNPLDFYRAVKEKRLSLSEKNINDFTNIKLKVFPKLINLLQESSVFYKFSPEKENTNWLYIDSFITENQRKEESIILGITEKGENTNNYAPSSILRGIPDEKGDYIGNILIIACRNFSLKKEKYKAIYRVTDVSKIPDELKKDILDLENYNCITGNPIGNIKFKNFENRWIAKIDLERYGIEKKEIDIEGTQISAGFIEEERIYAGVMIYYNISDLIITKEIAQKFVPIKQKEQEKVIEKSKNKRIEIGD, encoded by the coding sequence ATGGACGGTGGTAAAATTTTTAAAAAGTTAAAATTAGCTCAGAAAGGTTATGATGAGAATTTTTTAAATAAGGAATTTTTATATATTTATGAGAATAAAAATGAAATTAAAAAATTCTCAATAACTTTTAAAAAACAAAATTTTTTACATTTAACAGGTATAAAGTATGATTCTAAAGATAATATGAATCCATTAGATTTTTATAGAGCAGTGAAAGAAAAGAGATTATCTTTATCTGAAAAAAATATTAATGATTTTACAAATATCAAATTAAAAGTATTTCCTAAATTAATAAATCTTTTACAAGAAAGTTCAGTTTTTTACAAGTTCTCTCCAGAAAAAGAAAATACAAATTGGTTATATATTGATTCTTTTATTACAGAAAATCAAAGAAAAGAAGAATCAATTATTCTTGGAATAACTGAAAAAGGAGAAAATACAAATAATTATGCTCCATCTTCCATATTAAGAGGGATACCTGATGAAAAAGGTGATTATATTGGAAATATTTTAATTATTGCTTGTAGAAATTTTAGCTTAAAAAAAGAAAAATATAAAGCAATATATAGGGTAACAGATGTTTCTAAAATTCCTGATGAATTAAAGAAAGATATTTTAGATTTAGAAAACTATAATTGTATTACAGGAAATCCAATAGGAAATATCAAATTTAAAAATTTTGAAAATAGATGGATAGCAAAGATTGATTTAGAAAGATATGGGATAGAAAAAAAAGAAATTGATATAGAAGGAACTCAGATAAGTGCAGGCTTTATAGAAGAAGAAAGAATTTATGCTGGAGTTATGATTTATTATAATATATCCGATTTAATAATTACTAAGGAGATAGCACAAAAATTTGTTCCAATAAAGCAGAAAGAACAAGAAAAAGTAATTGAAAAATCAAAAAATAAAAGAATAGAAATAGGAGATTAA
- a CDS encoding FAD-binding oxidoreductase — translation MGNHIYNKVSEDLVEKFKKIVPGKVYTKDEINKDFFHDEMPIYGEGEPEVVIDVTTTEAISEIMKLCYENNIPVTPRGAGTGLTGAAVAVTGGVMLNMTKMNKILGYDYENFVVKVEPGVLLNDLAEDALKQGLLYPPDPGEKFATLGGNVSTNAGGMRAVKYGTTRDYVRAMTVVLPTGEIIKLGATVSKTSTGYSLLNLMIGSEGTLGVITELTLKLIPAPKETISLIIPYENLDECIATVPKFFMNHLQPQALEFMEREIVLASERYIGKSVFPQKLEGVDIGAYLLVTFDGNNMEELEEITERASEVVLEAGALDVLVADTPAKKKDAWAARSSFLEAIEAETKLLDECDVVVPVNQIAPYLHYVNETGKKYDFAVKSFGHAGDGNLHIYACSNDMEMGEFKRQVEEFLMDIYKKASELGGLISGEHGIGYGKMQFLADFSGEVNMRLMRGIKEVFDPKMILNPNKVCYKA, via the coding sequence ATGGGAAATCATATTTACAACAAAGTAAGTGAAGATTTAGTGGAAAAATTTAAAAAAATTGTTCCAGGAAAGGTTTATACAAAAGATGAAATAAACAAAGATTTTTTTCATGATGAAATGCCTATTTATGGAGAAGGAGAACCAGAAGTTGTTATAGATGTAACAACAACAGAAGCAATTTCTGAAATTATGAAATTGTGTTATGAAAATAATATTCCAGTTACTCCAAGAGGAGCAGGAACAGGATTGACAGGAGCAGCCGTAGCAGTAACTGGTGGAGTTATGTTAAATATGACAAAAATGAACAAGATTTTAGGTTATGACTATGAAAATTTTGTTGTTAAAGTAGAACCAGGAGTTTTGCTAAATGATTTAGCAGAAGATGCTTTGAAACAAGGATTATTGTATCCACCTGATCCAGGTGAAAAGTTTGCAACACTTGGAGGAAATGTTTCTACAAATGCTGGTGGAATGAGAGCAGTAAAATATGGAACTACAAGAGATTATGTTAGAGCTATGACTGTTGTACTTCCAACTGGTGAAATTATAAAATTAGGAGCAACAGTTTCTAAAACTAGTACAGGATATAGTTTATTAAACTTAATGATAGGTTCAGAAGGAACATTAGGAGTTATAACAGAATTAACTTTAAAATTAATTCCTGCTCCAAAAGAAACTATAAGTTTAATTATACCTTATGAAAATCTTGATGAATGTATAGCAACAGTTCCTAAATTCTTTATGAACCATTTACAACCTCAAGCATTAGAATTTATGGAAAGAGAAATAGTATTGGCTTCTGAAAGATATATTGGTAAGAGTGTATTCCCTCAAAAATTAGAAGGTGTAGATATAGGAGCTTATCTATTAGTTACTTTTGATGGAAATAATATGGAAGAATTGGAAGAAATTACTGAAAGAGCTTCTGAAGTAGTTTTAGAAGCAGGAGCATTGGATGTTTTAGTTGCAGATACTCCAGCTAAGAAAAAAGATGCTTGGGCAGCAAGAAGTAGTTTCTTAGAAGCTATTGAAGCTGAAACTAAATTATTAGATGAATGTGATGTTGTTGTTCCAGTTAATCAAATAGCTCCTTACTTACATTATGTAAATGAAACTGGTAAAAAATATGATTTTGCTGTAAAGAGTTTTGGACATGCAGGAGATGGAAATCTACATATTTATGCTTGTAGTAATGATATGGAAATGGGAGAATTTAAACGTCAAGTTGAAGAATTTTTGATGGACATATATAAAAAAGCATCAGAACTTGGTGGATTAATTTCAGGAGAACATGGAATAGGTTATGGAAAAATGCAATTCTTAGCTGACTTCTCAGGAGAAGTAAATATGAGACTTATGAGAGGAATAAAAGAAGTATTTGACCCTAAGATGATTTTAAATCCAAATAAAGTTTGTTATAAAGCATAA
- a CDS encoding LrgB family protein yields the protein MSDIIQKILFSPFFGIVLSLITYEIGKYFFSKTKSIFCNPLLIGILLSIVFLMCTGIPFEAYDKGGSIIKIFISPVESVIIGVALYEQFQILKRNWFPILVSTVLGSTFSIIILYILGKVFGLPDDIFHATLPKSVTTAIALDIASKNGWQEALIPMMTVSTGIIGAVIAPVVTKFMKSRVAKGLAMGTASHAVGTAKAIEMGEVEGAMSGLALSLSAISTSFMIPLLLSTILKL from the coding sequence ATGAGTGATATAATACAAAAAATTCTTTTTAGTCCATTCTTTGGGATAGTATTATCTTTAATAACTTATGAAATAGGAAAGTATTTCTTTTCAAAAACAAAATCTATTTTTTGTAACCCTCTTTTAATAGGTATACTTTTATCAATAGTATTTTTAATGTGTACAGGTATTCCATTTGAAGCTTATGATAAAGGTGGAAGTATTATTAAAATATTTATAAGTCCAGTTGAAAGTGTTATAATAGGAGTTGCTTTATATGAACAATTTCAAATTTTAAAAAGAAACTGGTTCCCTATTCTTGTTTCAACTGTTTTAGGAAGTACTTTTTCAATTATCATTTTATATATATTAGGAAAAGTTTTCGGACTTCCTGATGATATATTCCATGCAACTTTGCCAAAATCAGTAACAACAGCTATTGCACTTGATATTGCTTCAAAGAACGGTTGGCAAGAAGCTTTAATACCTATGATGACAGTATCAACAGGTATCATAGGTGCTGTTATTGCTCCAGTAGTTACTAAATTTATGAAATCTCGAGTAGCTAAAGGTTTAGCAATGGGAACAGCAAGCCATGCTGTTGGAACAGCAAAAGCAATAGAAATGGGAGAAGTAGAAGGAGCAATGAGTGGATTAGCTCTTAGCTTATCTGCAATTTCAACTTCATTTATGATTCCACTTTTATTAAGTACAATTTTAAAATTATAA
- a CDS encoding LutC/YkgG family protein: MKSITDDLYESFKKNLESVNGNCMRTPKAELGKVITELFKEHNVDSVSLFESPMLKEAGVISSLQQNGITVHTDHIRLHAETDKGGLSEAQHGIAELGTIVQEQDDVDGRIVATMSEYYIGVVKGSTIVLTYDDMFDILSGMKKIPNFVGFITGPSRTADIECVGTVGVHGPIEVSIVIVDDE; the protein is encoded by the coding sequence ATGAAGAGTATTACAGATGACTTGTATGAGAGCTTCAAAAAAAACTTGGAAAGTGTAAATGGAAATTGTATGCGTACACCAAAAGCAGAACTTGGAAAGGTAATTACAGAATTGTTTAAAGAACATAATGTTGATTCAGTATCTTTATTTGAATCCCCTATGTTAAAAGAAGCAGGAGTTATTTCTTCTCTTCAACAAAATGGAATTACTGTACATACAGATCACATTCGTCTTCATGCAGAAACTGATAAGGGAGGACTGTCAGAAGCACAACATGGAATTGCAGAACTTGGAACAATAGTACAAGAGCAAGATGATGTAGATGGAAGAATAGTAGCTACAATGTCTGAATACTATATAGGAGTAGTAAAAGGTTCTACTATTGTTCTCACTTATGATGATATGTTTGATATTTTAAGTGGAATGAAAAAAATTCCTAACTTTGTTGGTTTCATAACTGGTCCAAGCCGTACAGCAGATATTGAATGTGTTGGAACTGTTGGTGTTCATGGTCCAATTGAAGTATCTATTGTAATTGTAGATGATGAATAG
- a CDS encoding adhesion protein FadA, producing the protein MKKIILTLFVLLSIGIFANDEIISALKGLNAEYEDLVKEEEARFQKEKELSERAAAQNVKLAELKANIEEKLLAAPEERKTKFFKDTFDGLVKDYSKYLSQINEKIAENTEIVSNFEKIQKIR; encoded by the coding sequence ATGAAAAAAATTATTTTAACATTGTTTGTTTTATTATCTATTGGAATATTTGCAAATGATGAGATTATTTCAGCGTTAAAAGGACTTAATGCTGAGTATGAAGATTTAGTAAAAGAAGAAGAAGCTAGATTTCAAAAGGAAAAAGAACTTTCTGAAAGGGCAGCAGCTCAAAATGTTAAATTAGCTGAATTAAAAGCAAACATTGAAGAAAAATTGTTAGCAGCTCCAGAAGAAAGAAAAACAAAATTTTTTAAAGATACTTTTGATGGTTTAGTAAAAGATTATTCAAAATATTTAAGTCAAATAAATGAAAAAATAGCTGAAAATACTGAAATAGTAAGTAATTTTGAAAAAATTCAAAAAATAAGATAG
- a CDS encoding acyl-CoA dehydrogenase family protein, translating to MAYLISEEAQDLLKDVKKFCDNEVREQCKEYDKSGEWPKEIYDKAIEQGYQALEVPEKYGGPGLKRVDVAALIEEMAIADAGFATTISASGLAMKPVFISGNEEQKQRMCDLVLAGGLGAFCLTEPGAGSDASAGRTTAVKDGNEYVLNGRKCFITNGAVASFYCITAITDKEKGLKGISMFFVEKGTKGLSTGNHEDKMGIRTSNTCDVVLEDCRIPASALVGKEGEGFAIAMKTLDQARSWIGCIAVGIAQRGIQEAIAYGKERIQFGKPIIKNQALQFKIADMEIKTETARQMVAHALTKMDLGLPYGKESAIAKCYAGDIAMQVSSEAIQMFGGYGYSREYPVEKLLRDSKIFQIFEGTNEIQRIVIANNVIGR from the coding sequence ATGGCATATTTAATTTCTGAAGAAGCTCAAGATTTATTGAAGGACGTAAAAAAATTCTGTGACAACGAAGTGAGAGAACAATGTAAGGAATATGATAAGAGTGGAGAATGGCCAAAAGAAATATATGATAAGGCTATTGAACAAGGTTATCAAGCACTTGAAGTTCCTGAAAAATATGGAGGACCAGGTTTAAAAAGAGTTGATGTAGCAGCTTTAATTGAAGAAATGGCAATAGCTGATGCAGGTTTTGCAACTACTATTTCAGCAAGTGGTCTTGCAATGAAACCAGTTTTTATTTCAGGAAATGAAGAACAAAAACAAAGAATGTGTGATTTAGTTTTAGCTGGTGGTTTAGGAGCATTTTGTTTAACAGAACCTGGTGCTGGATCTGATGCTAGTGCTGGAAGAACAACAGCTGTTAAAGATGGAAATGAATATGTTTTAAATGGTAGAAAATGTTTTATCACTAATGGAGCAGTGGCATCTTTCTACTGTATTACTGCTATAACAGATAAAGAAAAAGGATTAAAAGGAATTTCAATGTTCTTTGTAGAAAAGGGAACAAAAGGACTTAGCACTGGAAACCATGAAGATAAAATGGGTATAAGAACATCTAACACTTGTGATGTAGTATTAGAAGATTGTAGAATACCTGCTAGTGCATTAGTTGGAAAAGAAGGAGAAGGATTTGCAATAGCAATGAAGACACTAGATCAAGCTAGATCTTGGATAGGTTGTATTGCAGTTGGAATAGCTCAAAGAGGTATACAAGAAGCCATAGCTTATGGTAAAGAAAGAATACAATTTGGAAAACCTATAATAAAAAATCAAGCATTACAATTTAAAATTGCAGATATGGAAATTAAAACAGAAACTGCAAGACAAATGGTAGCTCATGCTTTAACAAAAATGGATTTAGGATTACCTTATGGAAAAGAATCAGCTATTGCAAAATGTTATGCAGGGGATATTGCAATGCAAGTATCATCAGAAGCTATACAAATGTTTGGTGGATATGGATACAGTAGAGAATATCCAGTTGAAAAATTATTAAGAGATTCAAAGATATTCCAAATTTTTGAAGGAACTAATGAAATTCAAAGAATCGTAATTGCAAATAATGTAATTGGTCGTTAG
- a CDS encoding CidA/LrgA family protein has product MGQWIIILALALVGQFVSDLISFPIPKTIIASIILFLLLEFKVVKADYFKEALASCKKHLAFLFLPVGVGIMTQLKSEPAMVYVKVLIIMIISTILIMLVTGVLADIIIGAQEKILGNKNKKEGKDE; this is encoded by the coding sequence ATGGGACAATGGATTATAATTTTAGCACTTGCTCTTGTAGGGCAATTTGTTAGTGACCTTATTTCTTTTCCCATTCCAAAAACAATTATTGCATCTATAATATTATTTTTGCTTTTGGAATTTAAAGTTGTAAAGGCAGATTATTTTAAAGAGGCTTTGGCAAGTTGTAAAAAACATTTAGCTTTTCTTTTTCTTCCTGTTGGAGTAGGAATTATGACACAGTTAAAATCTGAACCAGCTATGGTTTATGTAAAGGTATTAATTATTATGATAATTAGTACAATCTTGATTATGTTAGTTACAGGAGTGTTAGCTGACATTATCATAGGTGCTCAAGAAAAAATATTAGGCAATAAAAATAAAAAGGAGGGTAAAGATGAGTGA
- a CDS encoding ArsA family ATPase has translation MARIIIFTGKGGVGKSSVAAAHALSSAKMGKKTLLVSADTAHNLGDIFKIQIGSKITKISENLDALELDSDVVKREIFPEVKNTMLDLMGKSGIGITNLNENFFLPGFENLFSLLKIKEIYETNQYEHILVDCAPTGETLALLKLPELLAWYMEKFFPIGKKIVRVLSPISKLAYKVVLPSAKTMNTIEHIHKKLLELQELLKNNEICSVRLVCIPEKMIVEETKRNFMYLNLYRYQVDTVFINRIITDEIENTFMQKWKKIQSKYIKELEEVFFDIPVVKIPWYPKEIVGETGLELLCNTIENLPDLFSVKKVTQNEEYFPCKDGYLLKIQLPFIKEEELKIYHHEMDINIKINNVNRCIPLPNVLRKSHIVDTKLENGNLYIHFQVEKKKEEKS, from the coding sequence ATGGCTAGAATTATTATTTTTACAGGAAAAGGTGGAGTTGGTAAATCAAGTGTCGCAGCAGCACATGCATTATCTTCTGCAAAAATGGGTAAAAAAACTTTATTGGTCAGTGCTGATACAGCACACAATTTAGGAGACATTTTTAAAATACAAATTGGCTCAAAAATTACAAAAATTTCTGAAAATTTAGATGCTTTGGAGCTAGATTCGGATGTTGTGAAACGTGAAATTTTTCCAGAAGTAAAAAATACTATGTTAGATTTAATGGGAAAAAGTGGAATTGGAATTACTAATCTAAATGAAAATTTTTTTTTACCTGGTTTTGAAAATCTTTTTTCACTTTTAAAAATTAAAGAAATATATGAAACCAATCAATATGAACATATTTTAGTTGATTGTGCACCAACAGGGGAAACTCTTGCTCTCTTAAAACTTCCAGAGCTTCTTGCATGGTATATGGAAAAATTTTTTCCTATTGGAAAAAAAATAGTTCGTGTTCTTTCTCCTATTTCAAAATTAGCATACAAAGTTGTGCTTCCAAGTGCCAAAACTATGAATACAATAGAGCACATTCATAAAAAACTTTTAGAGCTTCAAGAACTTTTAAAAAATAATGAAATTTGTAGTGTTAGGTTGGTTTGCATTCCAGAAAAAATGATAGTGGAAGAAACAAAAAGAAATTTTATGTATCTAAACCTATACAGATATCAAGTTGATACTGTTTTTATTAATCGTATTATAACAGATGAAATAGAAAATACTTTTATGCAAAAATGGAAAAAAATCCAATCTAAATATATTAAAGAACTAGAAGAAGTTTTTTTTGATATCCCAGTTGTAAAAATTCCCTGGTATCCAAAAGAAATTGTTGGAGAAACTGGTTTGGAGTTACTTTGTAATACAATAGAAAATCTTCCAGATCTATTTTCTGTAAAAAAAGTTACTCAAAATGAAGAATATTTTCCTTGTAAAGATGGTTACCTATTAAAAATTCAACTTCCTTTTATAAAAGAAGAAGAATTGAAAATTTATCATCATGAAATGGATATCAATATTAAAATAAATAATGTAAATCGTTGTATTCCTCTTCCAAATGTTTTAAGAAAAAGTCATATTGTTGACACAAAATTGGAAAATGGAAATTTATATATTCATTTTCAAGTGGAAAAGAAAAAGGAGGAAAAGTCTTGA
- a CDS encoding electron transfer flavoprotein subunit alpha/FixB family protein yields the protein MGKNIMVYIETADNSPINVSLEALTLAKKISKENNEQVIAVLIGENLDEAAKKCFDYGADEVLYVEENKKELEAVGNALTDIKEKYNPSVIFLGSTINGKDLANIVASKMKTPAFVDAVNVKYENGKYLMTLPMYSGNILKEVTFEGDKTLVIAVRSGACKKEVCENAKSGEVKKEKAADKNLFTKIAEIVQEISETVNLEEAEVIVSGGRGMGSKENFELVKQLAEVCGGVVGATRPATEDEWIPRSHQVGQSGKIVAPKLYIACGISGATQHVSGIMGSNYIVAINKDEDAPIFDVTDVGIVGNVMDIIPIMIEEIKKIKS from the coding sequence ATGGGAAAAAATATAATGGTATATATAGAAACAGCTGATAACTCTCCTATCAATGTTTCTTTGGAGGCTTTAACTTTAGCAAAAAAGATATCAAAAGAAAATAATGAGCAAGTTATTGCAGTTTTGATTGGAGAAAATTTAGATGAAGCAGCAAAAAAATGCTTTGATTATGGAGCAGATGAAGTTTTATATGTAGAAGAAAATAAAAAGGAATTAGAAGCTGTTGGAAATGCTTTAACAGATATAAAAGAAAAGTATAATCCTTCTGTTATTTTCTTAGGATCTACAATAAATGGAAAAGATTTAGCAAATATAGTAGCAAGTAAAATGAAAACTCCTGCTTTTGTTGATGCTGTAAATGTAAAATATGAAAATGGAAAATACTTAATGACACTTCCAATGTACAGTGGAAATATTTTAAAAGAAGTAACTTTTGAAGGAGACAAAACATTAGTTATAGCAGTTCGTTCAGGAGCTTGCAAAAAAGAAGTTTGTGAAAATGCTAAATCAGGAGAAGTAAAAAAAGAAAAGGCAGCAGACAAAAATTTATTTACAAAAATAGCAGAAATAGTTCAAGAAATATCAGAAACAGTTAATTTGGAAGAAGCAGAAGTTATTGTTTCTGGTGGTAGAGGTATGGGAAGCAAAGAAAACTTTGAGCTAGTAAAACAATTAGCTGAAGTATGTGGTGGAGTTGTTGGAGCAACAAGACCTGCAACAGAAGATGAATGGATCCCTCGTTCTCACCAAGTTGGACAATCTGGAAAAATTGTTGCACCAAAATTATATATTGCTTGTGGTATATCAGGAGCAACTCAACATGTATCTGGTATAATGGGTTCAAATTATATTGTGGCAATAAATAAAGATGAGGATGCACCTATTTTTGATGTTACAGATGTTGGAATTGTAGGAAATGTTATGGATATAATTCCAATTATGATAGAAGAAATAAAAAAAATAAAATCTTAG
- a CDS encoding ArsA family ATPase, whose product MRILIYTGKGGVGKTSIAAATAFFLANSGKKVILMSTDQAHSLGDVLDKKLNGEICQVFQNLDVVEIDTIEESQKVWRNLQDYLKQIISAKANDGIEIDETLLFPGLEEIFSLLKILDIYEANEYDVMVVDCAPTGQSLSMLTYSEKLNMLADTILPMVQSINSIFGSFISKKTSVPKPRDIVFEEFKSLVKRLTKLYEIFHKRDSTSIRIVTTPEQIVLEEARRNYTWLQLYNFNVDAVYMNKLYPKEAMEGYFEDWKNIQKDSIYLAEESFSEQKLFKLELQAEEIHGKDSLKKIAQLLYKTINPAEIFCQAESFKIEEVNGTRILTIHLPFAKEENISVIKEKYDIIISLLNETRRFHLPDKLKTRKISKYSYKNGELKINMDYE is encoded by the coding sequence TTGAGAATTTTAATTTATACAGGGAAAGGTGGAGTTGGAAAGACAAGTATAGCAGCAGCAACAGCATTTTTTTTAGCAAATTCAGGAAAAAAGGTTATACTTATGAGTACAGATCAAGCTCATAGTTTAGGAGATGTTTTAGATAAGAAATTGAATGGTGAAATCTGTCAAGTATTCCAAAATTTAGATGTGGTAGAAATTGACACCATAGAAGAAAGTCAAAAAGTGTGGAGAAATTTACAGGATTATTTAAAGCAAATTATTTCTGCAAAGGCAAATGATGGAATAGAAATAGATGAAACATTATTATTTCCAGGATTGGAGGAAATATTTTCTTTACTTAAAATTTTAGATATTTATGAAGCAAATGAATATGATGTTATGGTTGTAGATTGTGCACCAACAGGGCAATCTCTTTCAATGCTAACATATTCTGAAAAGTTAAATATGTTGGCAGATACTATCTTACCAATGGTACAAAGTATAAATTCTATTTTTGGTTCTTTTATCTCAAAAAAAACTTCTGTTCCTAAACCAAGAGATATAGTTTTTGAAGAATTTAAAAGTTTAGTAAAAAGATTAACAAAACTTTATGAGATTTTTCATAAACGAGATAGTACTAGTATTAGAATAGTTACTACTCCTGAGCAGATTGTCTTAGAAGAAGCACGCCGAAACTATACTTGGCTACAACTTTATAATTTTAATGTGGATGCTGTTTATATGAACAAACTATATCCAAAAGAAGCTATGGAAGGATATTTTGAGGACTGGAAGAATATACAAAAAGATAGTATTTATCTTGCAGAAGAAAGTTTTTCTGAGCAAAAACTTTTTAAGTTAGAATTACAAGCTGAGGAAATTCATGGGAAAGATTCTCTTAAGAAAATAGCACAGCTTCTTTATAAAACCATTAATCCAGCAGAAATTTTTTGTCAAGCAGAGTCTTTTAAAATAGAGGAAGTTAATGGAACTCGTATACTTACTATTCATTTACCTTTTGCAAAAGAAGAAAATATCTCTGTTATAAAAGAAAAATATGATATTATAATTTCTTTATTAAATGAAACAAGACGTTTTCACTTACCTGATAAACTAAAAACAAGAAAGATTAGTAAATATTCCTATAAGAATGGTGAATTAAAAATTAATATGGATTATGAATAA
- a CDS encoding electron transfer flavoprotein subunit beta/FixA family protein has protein sequence MEILVCIKQVADDSVEIFMNEKTGKPALEGVEKVVNAFDTYALEMAVRLKEAKGDTTVTTLSLGGEDAKNSLKNCLAVGADEAFYIKDENYQEKDAVIIAQALSKGIKKIEEQRGKKFDIIFCGKETTDFATGQVGIMLANELNYGVVTNLVDIDTEGEKVIAKKETETGYEKVEVASPCIVTVNKPNYEPRYPTIKSKMAARKKAIAEISIEVANESAVKEVKLFSPPKRQAGVKIKTGTAEELVAQAIQKMLEAKVF, from the coding sequence ATGGAAATATTAGTTTGTATAAAACAAGTTGCAGACGATTCTGTTGAAATATTTATGAATGAAAAAACAGGAAAACCTGCATTAGAAGGAGTTGAAAAAGTAGTAAATGCTTTTGACACTTATGCTTTGGAAATGGCAGTAAGATTAAAAGAAGCAAAAGGAGATACTACTGTAACTACTCTTTCATTAGGTGGAGAAGATGCTAAAAATAGTTTAAAAAACTGTTTAGCAGTTGGAGCAGATGAAGCATTCTATATTAAAGATGAAAATTATCAAGAAAAAGATGCTGTTATCATTGCTCAAGCTCTTTCTAAGGGTATTAAAAAAATAGAAGAACAAAGAGGTAAAAAATTTGATATTATTTTCTGTGGAAAAGAAACTACTGATTTTGCAACTGGACAAGTTGGAATTATGTTAGCAAATGAGCTAAATTATGGAGTGGTAACTAATTTAGTTGATATAGACACAGAAGGTGAAAAGGTTATTGCTAAAAAAGAAACAGAAACAGGTTATGAAAAAGTAGAAGTTGCTTCTCCTTGTATAGTAACTGTAAATAAACCTAATTATGAACCTCGTTATCCAACAATTAAAAGTAAAATGGCAGCTAGAAAAAAGGCAATAGCTGAAATTTCTATTGAAGTAGCAAATGAAAGTGCAGTAAAAGAAGTTAAATTATTCTCACCTCCAAAAAGACAAGCTGGAGTAAAAATAAAAACTGGAACTGCTGAAGAATTAGTTGCACAAGCTATTCAAAAAATGTTGGAAGCAAAAGTATTTTAG